From the Paludibacterium paludis genome, one window contains:
- the rarD gene encoding EamA family transporter RarD — MQASPKDGGASAGALYAVGAYLCWGLFPLYWKPLHGIPAFEILCHRVFWSALFVAALLVATRGAGPLLASLRDPRRVGVFALSSLMLSANWMLYIWAVNSGHVVESSLGYFINPLFNVFLGRMVLGERLGRVQAVSVALAAVGVIWLTVRLGQVPWIALALAASFGLYGLLRKRAPLPSLQGLALETFLMLPVAAGVLLWCEASGIGHFGHVSLPENLLLAGAGVVTAVPLLMFAAAARRLTLTSLGLVQYISPTMQLLLGVLLFGEPFGGDRLAGFAFIWAGLLLYSGHSLLRFARRPAAA, encoded by the coding sequence ATGCAAGCTTCACCCAAGGACGGCGGCGCTTCGGCCGGTGCGCTGTACGCCGTCGGCGCCTACCTTTGCTGGGGACTGTTCCCGCTTTACTGGAAACCGCTGCACGGTATTCCCGCGTTCGAAATTCTCTGCCACCGCGTGTTCTGGTCGGCGTTGTTCGTGGCCGCGCTGCTGGTGGCGACACGCGGCGCCGGCCCGCTGCTGGCCAGCCTGCGCGATCCGCGTCGCGTCGGGGTGTTCGCGCTGTCGTCGCTGATGCTTTCCGCCAACTGGATGCTGTATATCTGGGCCGTCAACAGTGGTCACGTGGTCGAATCCAGCCTGGGGTATTTCATCAACCCGCTGTTCAATGTGTTCCTGGGGCGCATGGTGCTCGGCGAGCGGCTGGGCCGGGTGCAGGCGGTGTCGGTCGCCCTGGCGGCCGTCGGCGTGATCTGGCTGACCGTGCGGCTCGGGCAGGTGCCCTGGATCGCCCTGGCGCTGGCGGCATCATTCGGCCTGTACGGCCTCTTGCGCAAGCGGGCGCCCTTGCCGTCGCTGCAGGGGCTCGCGCTGGAAACCTTCCTGATGCTGCCCGTCGCCGCCGGTGTGCTGCTGTGGTGCGAGGCTTCGGGTATCGGCCACTTCGGCCATGTTTCCCTCCCGGAAAACCTGCTGCTGGCCGGCGCCGGCGTGGTGACGGCCGTGCCGCTATTGATGTTCGCCGCCGCCGCGCGCCGCCTGACGCTGACCTCGCTGGGCCTTGTCCAGTACATCAGCCCGACCATGCAGCTTTTGCTTGGCGTGCTGCTGTTCGGCGAGCCGTTCGGCGGCGACCGCCTCGCCGGTTTCGCCTTCATCTGGGCCGGCTTGCTGCTCTATTCCGGGCACAGTCTGCTGCGCTTCGCCAGACGGCCCGCCGCCGCGTAA
- a CDS encoding MFS transporter, translated as MPFIVYLLAACIFSMTTSEFMVAGMMPSLAADFAVPLPDIGNLVSAFAASVVIGGPVLTVLLRRVARKTVLQILLLVFCVGQVIAATATGYPAMMASRVISGVAQSAFFGTAMALIAGRVGLERMGRASSVVLGGLMLSSVAGLPMATLIDQHVGWRANFWLVAALTFACGLAIGLSTPKDPAPGHEPLRRQLAALAGGPLWAAYASSALIIGAVFAAFTYFTPIFTTLSGFEPVSVPWLFAVYGVATVAGTAITGRFADRHTREVLTAGLVCLSAIFAIFALGAASRSLTLACVLVVGLAGLPMNPAMVTRVLRVADGSALVNAMHMAVINLGLMAGSYLGGMLIDRGLGLTAPLWLGSAIAMAGLASLWPLWRRRAATAA; from the coding sequence ATGCCATTTATCGTGTACCTGCTCGCGGCCTGCATCTTTTCCATGACGACATCGGAATTCATGGTGGCCGGCATGATGCCCTCGCTCGCGGCGGACTTCGCCGTTCCCCTGCCCGACATCGGCAATCTGGTGTCGGCATTCGCCGCCAGTGTCGTGATCGGCGGCCCGGTGCTGACCGTGCTGCTGCGCCGTGTCGCGCGCAAAACCGTCCTGCAAATCCTGTTGCTGGTGTTCTGCGTGGGGCAGGTGATCGCCGCCACCGCCACCGGCTATCCGGCCATGATGGCGTCGCGGGTGATCTCGGGGGTCGCCCAGTCGGCGTTCTTCGGCACCGCCATGGCGCTGATCGCCGGTCGTGTCGGACTCGAACGCATGGGGCGCGCCTCGTCCGTCGTGCTGGGCGGTCTGATGCTCTCCTCCGTGGCGGGCCTGCCGATGGCCACCCTGATCGACCAGCATGTCGGCTGGCGCGCGAATTTCTGGCTGGTCGCGGCGCTGACCTTCGCCTGCGGCCTGGCGATCGGACTTTCCACGCCCAAAGATCCCGCGCCGGGTCATGAACCGCTGCGCCGGCAGCTGGCGGCGCTGGCCGGGGGGCCCCTTTGGGCCGCCTATGCATCCAGCGCGCTGATCATCGGCGCGGTGTTCGCCGCCTTTACCTATTTCACGCCGATTTTCACGACACTGAGCGGCTTCGAGCCCGTCAGCGTGCCCTGGCTATTCGCGGTTTACGGCGTGGCGACCGTGGCGGGCACCGCGATCACCGGCCGGTTCGCCGACCGGCACACGCGCGAAGTGCTCACCGCCGGACTGGTCTGCCTGAGCGCCATTTTCGCCATTTTCGCGCTCGGCGCGGCGTCGCGATCCCTGACGCTGGCGTGCGTTCTGGTGGTCGGACTCGCCGGATTGCCGATGAATCCGGCCATGGTCACCCGCGTGCTGCGCGTGGCCGACGGCAGCGCGCTCGTCAACGCGATGCACATGGCCGTCATCAATCTGGGCCTGATGGCGGGATCCTATCTGGGAGGAATGCTGATCGACCGAGGCCTGGGCCTGACCGCGCCGTTGTGGCTCGGATCGGCGATCGCCATGGCGGGACTGGCCAGCCTGTGGCCGCTGTGGAGACGTCGGGCCGCAACGGCGGCCTGA